The Chthoniobacterales bacterium DNA window GCGCTCAACGTTCTCGTCAACGCCCTCGTCGGCGCCATCCCCGGGGCCGGCGACGTCTTTTCGGCCTTCTTCAAGTCGAACCGCCGCAACTACGAACTGCTCCAACGCCACTCCGGCAAGGGCGTGATCGCGAAATCCACCGCCGGCGACTGGCTCTTCGTGACGGCGTTGATCGGTGGCGTCCTGGCCATCGCGATTGCCGCCTCGATCGGCGTGGCCTTCGTCGCCTACCACCTCTTCAAGCTCCTCCTCGCCGCCTGATGGCGGCGCTCGGGATTCTCGCGGCACTCGCGTTCGTCGGCCTCGGCCTGCTCGCCGTCTTTCGGGCGCCGACGCTGCCGCTCGTCTTCCTCGCCGTGGGCGCGACCGAGGTCGGCC harbors:
- a CDS encoding DUF4112 domain-containing protein; translated protein: ALNVLVNALVGAIPGAGDVFSAFFKSNRRNYELLQRHSGKGVIAKSTAGDWLFVTALIGGVLAIAIAASIGVAFVAYHLFKLLLAA